One stretch of Streptomyces hygroscopicus DNA includes these proteins:
- a CDS encoding beta-xylosidase yields the protein MMRGRPWTRLWIFVVAAVLGLLAPLAGAGAAQAAPVTVANGTQFTTTAGEAVHAHGGGVSKSGAYYYWFGENRNADNTFRYVSAYRSTDLKTWEFRRHVLTQATDPELASANIERPKVLYNERTKRYVMWMHKENGSDYSQARAAVATSATIDGDYTWRGSFRPLDQHMSRDITLFQDSDGTGYMVSAARDNYDLHIYRLTDDYTGVASLVANPWPGGHREAPALFKRGNVYFMLTSGATGWNPNQQQYATATSLAGPWSGMRDVGDATAYGSQTAYVLPVQGSGATSYLYLGDRWGNSFGGTVNDSRYVWLPLAFPTATTLSMDWYPQLTIDAAAGTAGGSGGPYTTLKARHSGKCADITSASQTDGTAVVQYTCSGGGNQLFWAKDAGGGQVQLVARHSSQCLTVAGGSTADGAAVVQSACGTGTNQQWQTTDTGDGYVRFTARSSGKCLDVADESTADKAALLQWSCTGGANQQWLRG from the coding sequence ATGATGCGCGGGCGCCCGTGGACCCGTCTGTGGATCTTCGTCGTGGCCGCCGTCCTCGGCCTCCTGGCCCCACTGGCGGGGGCCGGCGCGGCGCAGGCCGCCCCCGTCACGGTTGCCAACGGCACCCAGTTCACCACCACCGCGGGCGAGGCGGTGCACGCCCACGGCGGGGGAGTCAGCAAGTCCGGCGCCTACTACTACTGGTTCGGTGAGAACCGCAACGCCGACAACACCTTCCGCTATGTCTCCGCCTACCGCTCCACGGACCTGAAGACCTGGGAGTTCCGCCGCCATGTGCTCACCCAGGCCACCGATCCCGAGCTGGCATCGGCCAACATCGAGCGGCCCAAGGTGCTCTACAACGAGCGCACCAAGCGGTACGTGATGTGGATGCACAAGGAGAACGGCAGCGACTACAGCCAGGCGCGCGCGGCCGTCGCCACCTCCGCCACCATCGACGGCGACTACACCTGGCGGGGCAGCTTCCGCCCGCTGGACCAGCACATGTCCCGTGACATCACCCTCTTCCAGGACAGCGACGGCACCGGATACATGGTCTCGGCCGCCCGGGACAACTACGACCTGCATATCTACCGGCTGACCGACGACTACACCGGTGTGGCGAGCCTGGTGGCCAACCCCTGGCCCGGCGGCCACCGCGAAGCACCGGCGCTCTTCAAGCGCGGGAACGTGTACTTCATGCTGACCTCCGGCGCCACCGGCTGGAACCCCAACCAGCAGCAGTACGCCACCGCCACCAGCCTGGCGGGCCCCTGGAGCGGAATGCGCGACGTCGGCGATGCCACCGCCTACGGCTCGCAGACCGCGTACGTCCTGCCCGTGCAGGGCAGCGGCGCCACCTCCTACCTCTACCTGGGCGACCGCTGGGGGAACTCCTTCGGCGGCACGGTCAACGACTCGCGCTACGTCTGGCTGCCGCTGGCCTTCCCCACCGCCACCACCCTGAGCATGGACTGGTATCCGCAGCTCACCATCGACGCGGCGGCGGGCACGGCGGGTGGCTCCGGTGGTCCGTACACCACACTCAAGGCCCGGCACAGCGGCAAATGCGCCGACATCACCTCCGCCTCGCAGACCGATGGCACCGCGGTCGTGCAGTACACCTGCAGCGGCGGTGGCAATCAGCTCTTCTGGGCCAAGGACGCGGGCGGCGGCCAGGTCCAGCTCGTCGCCCGGCACAGCTCCCAGTGCCTGACGGTGGCCGGCGGCTCCACCGCCGACGGCGCCGCCGTGGTCCAGTCGGCCTGTGGCACGGGGACCAACCAGCAGTGGCAGACCACCGACACCGGTGACGGCTACGTCCGGTTCACCGCCCGCTCCAGCGGCAAGTGCCTGGACGTCGCCGACGAGTCCACGGCGGACAAGGCCGCGCTCCTGCAGTGGAGCTGCACCGGCGGCGCCAACCAGCAGTGGTTGCGCGGCTGA
- a CDS encoding alpha-N-arabinofuranosidase yields the protein MSRSAEHQPSRRHVMMGALALGAVAGTPGIAQAATPTVPRAAAKAPSYANPLVRRRADPHIVKHTDGYYYFTATVPEYDRIVLRRSRTIGGLATAAESVIWKKHTSGDMGAHIWAPEIHFIDGKWYIYFASAPANDVWKIRMWVLENASANPLAGTWTEKGRIVTPIDSFSLDASTFTHQGTRYLVWAQSNPDVGNNSSIYLARMASPWSITGPQVEISRPTYDWETRGFKVNEGPSVLQRNGRVFLTYSASATDANYCMGLLTASAGSDLLAAASWKKSPRPVFTSNDTTKQYGPGHNSFTVAEDGRTDLLVYHARQYKDITGDPLNDPNRHTRVQALGWKADGTPDFGVPVADAPARDSTAATRYTMTAFTNSSESNMYVYQSSDATTYTLLKGPAYTPPSGLIRDPSVIKHTDGYYYIVYTTDWTGNTIGFARSRDRLTWTFVRNHTLPVSGLERTWAPEFFVDDGGSVNIIVSLDTASTPDYIFRPHLLTATDASLSSWTTPTPLRGLDTSNYIDTFVVRHAGRYHAFTKQETTKYIEHATANSLGGPYTFRGTGDWAGWGSWREGPALARLDNGGWRIYFDGYTEQKYYYSDSLDGFRTWTPIRELPGLTGFARHFTVLKETV from the coding sequence ATGAGCCGCAGCGCAGAACACCAGCCCAGCCGCAGGCACGTGATGATGGGCGCCCTCGCCCTGGGGGCGGTGGCCGGAACACCCGGTATCGCGCAGGCCGCCACCCCCACCGTGCCGCGGGCCGCCGCCAAGGCCCCCTCGTACGCCAATCCGCTGGTGCGCCGCCGCGCCGACCCGCATATCGTCAAGCACACCGACGGTTACTACTACTTCACGGCCACCGTCCCCGAGTACGACCGCATCGTCCTGCGGCGCTCCAGGACCATCGGCGGCCTGGCCACCGCCGCCGAGTCGGTGATCTGGAAGAAGCACACCAGCGGCGACATGGGCGCCCACATATGGGCCCCGGAAATCCACTTCATCGACGGCAAGTGGTACATCTACTTCGCCTCGGCACCGGCGAACGACGTCTGGAAGATCCGGATGTGGGTGCTGGAGAACGCGAGCGCCAACCCTCTCGCCGGGACCTGGACCGAGAAGGGCCGCATCGTCACGCCCATCGACTCCTTCTCCCTGGACGCCTCCACCTTCACCCACCAGGGGACCCGCTATCTCGTCTGGGCGCAGAGCAACCCGGACGTCGGCAACAACTCGAGCATCTACCTCGCCCGGATGGCGAGCCCGTGGAGCATCACCGGGCCCCAGGTGGAGATCTCCCGGCCGACGTACGACTGGGAGACCCGTGGCTTCAAGGTCAACGAGGGCCCCTCCGTCCTGCAGCGGAACGGCCGTGTCTTCCTCACCTACTCCGCCAGCGCCACCGACGCCAACTACTGCATGGGGCTGCTCACCGCCTCCGCCGGCAGCGACCTGCTCGCCGCCGCGTCCTGGAAGAAGAGCCCGCGGCCGGTCTTCACCAGCAATGACACCACCAAGCAGTACGGGCCCGGCCACAACTCCTTCACCGTCGCCGAGGACGGCCGCACCGACCTCCTCGTCTACCACGCCCGCCAGTACAAGGACATCACCGGCGACCCGCTGAACGACCCCAACCGGCACACCCGCGTCCAGGCCCTCGGCTGGAAGGCCGACGGCACCCCGGACTTCGGTGTGCCCGTGGCCGACGCGCCCGCGCGGGACTCCACGGCCGCCACCCGCTACACCATGACGGCGTTCACCAACAGCAGCGAGTCGAACATGTACGTCTACCAGTCATCCGACGCGACCACGTACACGCTGCTCAAGGGTCCTGCCTACACCCCGCCGTCCGGGCTCATCCGCGACCCCAGCGTCATCAAGCACACCGACGGCTACTACTACATCGTCTACACAACCGACTGGACCGGGAACACCATCGGTTTCGCGCGCAGCCGCGACCGCCTCACCTGGACCTTCGTCCGCAATCACACCCTGCCGGTGTCCGGGCTGGAGCGCACCTGGGCGCCGGAGTTCTTCGTGGACGACGGCGGCAGCGTCAACATCATCGTCTCGCTGGACACCGCCTCCACACCCGACTACATCTTCCGGCCGCATCTGCTCACCGCCACCGACGCGTCGCTGTCGTCATGGACCACCCCCACACCACTGCGGGGCCTGGACACGTCCAACTACATCGACACCTTCGTCGTCCGCCACGCCGGGCGGTACCACGCCTTCACCAAGCAGGAGACGACCAAGTACATCGAGCACGCGACCGCGAACAGCCTCGGCGGGCCGTACACCTTCCGCGGCACCGGCGACTGGGCGGGCTGGGGAAGCTGGCGCGAGGGACCGGCGCTGGCGCGCCTGGACAACGGCGGCTGGCGAATCTACTTCGACGGCTACACCGAGCAGAAGTACTACTACAGCGACAGCCTCGACGGCTTCCGGACCTGGACCCCGATCCGGGAGCTGCCCGGGCTCACCGGATTCGCCCGCCACTTCACCGTCCTCAAGGAGACCGTATGA